The genomic region TTCAACCGCGAGCTGCAGGACCGCGCGGTGGGTTTGTTCAAGGACTCGCTGGCGCGCCGGGGATTTCTTGGTATCGGTGCGAAGGAAAGCCTGCGCTTCTCCACGCACGCCCCCGCCTTCACGGAATTCGACCGCGAACAACGGATCTACCAGAAAGCATGAATCCTTCCCCGTCCGCAGTGGTCATCGGCGCCTCGGTGGGCGCCGTGCAGGCGCTTTCGGTGATCCTTCCCGCGCTGCCCGCCGGGTATCCGCTCCCGGTTTTCGTCGCCGTGCATGTGCCGCCGGACAAGCGCAGCGCGCTCGCCGAGCTCTTCGCCGCCCGCTGCGCGGTCCCGGTCAAGGAAGCGGAGGACAAGGAAGTCGTCTGCGGCGGCACGGTGTATTTCGCCCCGGCGGACTACCATCTGTTGGTCGAGCAGGATTTCACGCTTGCCCTCTCCAGCGATGAGCCGGTGCTCTACTCGCGGCCCGCGATCGACGTGCTGTTTGAGTCCGCCGCGGATGCCTATGGCGATGGTTTGACCGGCATCATCCTCACCGGCGCGAGCAGCGATGGGGCCCATGGCCTGCAGGCGGTGTGCGCTGCCGGCGGCGCCGCCTACGTCCAATCGCCCGACACCGCCGAAGGCTCCGC from Luteolibacter arcticus harbors:
- a CDS encoding chemotaxis protein CheB; this translates as MNPSPSAVVIGASVGAVQALSVILPALPAGYPLPVFVAVHVPPDKRSALAELFAARCAVPVKEAEDKEVVCGGTVYFAPADYHLLVEQDFTLALSSDEPVLYSRPAIDVLFESAADAYGDGLTGIILTGASSDGAHGLQAVCAAGGAAYVQSPDTAEGSAMPLAALAACPGARTLLLEEISSLLVSSSLPSPTAP